The following proteins come from a genomic window of Triticum aestivum cultivar Chinese Spring chromosome 6A, IWGSC CS RefSeq v2.1, whole genome shotgun sequence:
- the LOC123129126 gene encoding plant intracellular Ras-group-related LRR protein 6 — MLERILTIEPVDPLDFCFPKPLAAGPAGLLLPAALPLLLAVAIAARRQWRSEGPPSAGSSTRMERILKSARESGSLNLSNRSLSEVPGEVYNNLDTGSLDDKWWEGVDLQKLILAHNNLEVLREDLRNLSSLVVLNISHNQISSLPAAIGDLPLLKSLDASFNQIKLIPEEVGLATALVKVDFSNNCLTELPASLGRCLNLSELKASNNNISRLPDELAGCCKLSKFDLEGNKLVLLPENMFTSWTLLTELNAAKNQLTAIPASIGALSKLVRMDLHQNKITSIPSSIKGCSSLAEFYMGNNLLSTIPDDIGMLSKLGTLDLHSNQLKEYPVGACKLKLSFLDLSNNALSGLPPELGTMTTLRKLLLSGNPMRALRSSLVSGPTSTLMKYLRSRLSADVEASGSRTTPTKDDQISAARRLSVSSKELNLSGLGVPNVPPAAWETSDVVKLDLSKNLIEDLPNELSLCSSLQSLILSNNKIKKWPGMVVSSLPSLTSLKLDNNPLAEISPTDLDSLSKLEILDLSGNASSLSEPSVVSSLPQLQELYLRRMKLQEFPIGLVQLKHLRILNLSQNNLSTIPEGIKDFSALIELDLSDNNITRLPAELGLLEPSLQVLKLDGNPLRSIRRTVLERGTKAVLSYLKEKLPSN; from the exons ATGTTGGAACGCATCCTGACCATTGAACCCGTGGACCCTCTTGACTTTTGTTTCCCCAAACCGCTCGCCGCTGGGCCTGCTGGGCTTTTGCTGCCTGCTGCTCTGCCTCTGCTGCTTGCTGTAGCCATAGCTGCACGGCGGCAATGGCGATCTGAAGGCCCGCCTTCCGCCGGAAGCTCGACGAGAATGGAGCGGATCCTCAAGTCCGCCAGGGAGTCCGGCTCCCTCAACCTCTCCAACCGCTCCCTCAG CGAGGTGCCCGGGGAGGTGTACAACAACTTGGACACGGGCAGCCTGGATGACAAATGGTGGGAG GGAGTCGACCTTCAGAAGCTCATACTGGCTCATAACAACCTGGAAGTATTGAGAGAAGACCTTAGGAATCTGTCTTCTCTTGTCGTGTTAAACATAAGCCACAATCAGATATCTTCCCTTCCTGCAGCTATTGGAGA CCTTCCTTTGTTGAAATCACTGGATGCCTCATTCAATCAAATAAAACTTATACCCGAAGAAGTTGGCTTGGCTACTGCTTTAGTCAA GGTTGACTTCTCAAATAATTGCCTCACTGAGCTGCCAGCTAGCCTTGGCAGATGCTTGAACTTGTCAGAACTCAAG GCATCAAACAACAACATATCCAGATTACCAGATGAACTTGCTGGTTGCTGCAAGCTGAGTAAATTTGATCTGGAG GGAAACAAGCTTGTGCTACTTCCAGAAAATATGTTCACATCATGGACACTGCTCACAGAGCTGAATGCTG CGAAAAATCAACTTACGGCCATTCCGGCTAGTATCGGAGCACTTTCAAAATTAGTTCGAATGGACCTGCACCAGAACA AGATAACTTCGATTCCTTCTTCCATAAAGGGATGCTCTTCTCTAGCTGAGTTCTACATGGG AAATAATTTATTGTCAACAATACCAGATGATATTGGCATGCTATCAAAATTAGGAACACTTGATCTTCACTCCAATCAG CTGAAGGAGTATCCTGTGGGAGCTTGCAAACTCAAGCTCAGTTTTCTTGATCTGTCAAACAACGCATTATCCGGCCTGCCACCTGAACTAG GTACAATGACAACCCTAAGAAAGCTTCTGCTTAGCGGAAATCCTATGAGGGCACTTCGTAG TTCTTTGGTTTCTGGACCAACATCAACATTGATGAAGTATCTGCGAAGCCGCCTTTCGGCTGATGTGGAAG CATCAGGGTCTAGAACCACCCCAACAAAAGATGACCAGATTTCTGCAGCAAGACGATTATCTGTATCTTCAAAG GAGTTGAATTTGAGTGGTCTTGGTGTGCCCAATGTACCCCCTGCAGCTTGGGAGACAAGTGATGTGGTGAAACTTGATCTTTCTAAGAACTTGATAGAAGATCTGCCAAATGAGTTGTCCCTGTGCTCATCACTTCAA TCTTTGATTCTGTCTAATAACAAGATAAAAAAGTGGCCTGGCATGGTTGTTTCCTCCCTTCCGAGTCTCACTTCCTTGAAGCTGGACAATAATCCTCTAGCAGAG ATATCGCCCACTGATCTCGATTCTCTATCAAAACTTGAAATTCTGGACTTAAGTGGCAATGCCTCCTCATTGAGTGAACCTTCTGTGGTTTCTTCATTACCACAACTGCAGGAACTATATCTTAG GCGAATGAAACTTCAGGAATTTCCTATTGGGCTTGTACAATTAAAACATCTACGAATTCTTAACCTCAGTCAAAATAATCTCTCAACCATACCAGAG GGTATCAAGGATTTTAGTGCTCTCATCGAGCTAGATCTTTCAGACAACAATATAACAAGGCTTCCAGCTGAGCTG GGTCTGCTTGAGCCTAGCCTGCAAGTGCTCAAACTTGATGGAAATCCCCTCAGGAG CATAAGGCGGACTGTTCTGGAGCGAGGAACGAAAGCTGTTCTCAGCTACCTCAAAGAAAAGCTTCCATCCAACTGA